The segment CTGCAGCAGTGAGCCGATCAGCAGAATGCACGTGACGACGATCTGGAGCACGACCAACACGCGGGCGATCACGCCGGTGCGCCGGCTGGTGGCGCCGCGGCCGCCCTCCTTCAATTCGGCGGCCAGCCCGACGCGGGCTGCCATCAGGCCCGGCAGCAAACCGGAGCCCACCGTGGCGAATAGCGTGGCGGCGACAATTGTCGTGAGCACGGGGCCGTCGATGCTGAATCGCATCCAGCCGGGCAGCGGTGGACGGAACGCGCGAACGGCACTGTCGAGCCAGCCGACGGTCCACAGCGCGAGGAGTGTGCCGAGGGCGGCGCCAACGAGCGCGAGCAGCAGGTTTTCGGTGAGCAGCTGGCGCAGCAACCGGGCGCGGGTCGCGCCGAACGAAGCGCGGATCGCCAGCTCGCGTAGTCGGAGCGTGGCGCGCGCGAACTGCATGTTGGCGACGTTGACGCACGCGATCAGCAGCACGCCGAGGCTGAACGCGAGCAGCGTGTAGAGCAGCCCGGCACTGCGGGGCGTGGTGAACGCGGCGAGCAGCGGCTGCACCTGGCCGGTCTTGAGCGCAGCGTTCTCCGGATGCTCCTTGGCGAGTTGCGCGGCAATCAAGCTGACCTCGGCGCTGGCCTGAGCGAGCGTCACACCGGGCTTGAGCCGCCCGTAGACGATGACGGGGCGATTGGCGTGCTCGTGCCGCGGACGCACCGGCGACTCCGTGCGGAGCGCAATCCACAACTGTTCGTCGTAGGGGAACGCAAATCCGCGCGGCATGACGCCGATGATCGTGCCGACGCGGCCGTTCACGCGAAGCGAGCGGCCGATCACGTTGGGATCGGACTCGAACAGCTCGCGCCAGAGCGCATCGCCGAGGATGATGGTGGGCGCGGCGCCATCGCGATCGTCCTCCGCCGTGAAATCGCGGCCGAGAACGGGGCGGATGCCGAGCATGCGGAAGAAATCGTGGGTGACATAGCCGGCGGCGCGGCGCTCGGTCGCACCGTTGAGGTTGACGTTGGCCGCCGAAAACAGGAGCCAGCCGGCGAGCGAGTCGAAGGACATTTGCCGCGCCTGCAGGTCGAGCAGATCGGCCGGCATGATCCGTGGCACCAGCGCTTCGAGCTCGGTCGTGGACTGGCCAAACTGCACGGTGACGAGCCGGTCGGCGTCGGGGAACGAGAACCCGCGCAGCAGGACGCCGTTGACGACGGCGAACTGCGTCGTGACGGCGCCGATGCCGAGGGCGAGCACGCCAGCGGCGATGGCGCAGAAGGCTTTTTCCTTTGCCAGCATGCGCGCGCCGATCCGCAGATCGATGCCGATCGTGCCGAGCGTGAAGGCGACGCGGGAAAGAACGGAGGGCATGGGACGGAGGAGTCGAGAGCTGAGGGCGGAGAGTCTAGAGCCGAAGCGAAGAGCAGGTTGAGAGTTGAGGGTTGAGAGTTGAGAGCTGAGAGCCGGAGAAAATGGACCAAGAAGGACAGTAGGTTTTCACGCGGGCTTTGAAGGTGTATTCACATCGCGACCTGGAGGTGGATGGCCGGTTTGGGTCAACTCACCGTGCGACGGCACGCGACGGGCGGGCCGGAGGAGGCGTGCCATGATGAGCGTGGCATGAGACGGAGTTTGCACGCGCTGTGCCAAGCACCGGCCCGTACGGTTTGTGCCTGCCGTTCAGCCGGTTGCGCTGTTTTTGGCACGCCCGGGGCCGAGAACCGTTGCGAACATGGAACGAGACGGTCCCGCGAGCGGGATCGTCGACCTCGGGTGCCGGTGCCGCGGTCGCGGCGCTACTCGGCGACGGCGGGGAAGCCCGGGGTCTTCGCGAGCGAACGGAGGGCGAGGCGGAGGTCGGCAATCATGGGGTGAAGGGGAAAGCGCACTACTCCGCGCGAAGCGCCTCGATCGGATCGACCTTCACGGCATCGCGTGCCGGGATGTAGCTGGCCAACAGCGCGGATCCGGCGAGGACGGCCATTGCTCCTATGAGGGCGATCGGATCGGCCGGACTGATATGAAAGAGTAACGACGAGAGCGTCCGGCCCACGAGCAGCGAGAGGACGATGCCCGCCCCGCACGCGACCGCGATTTGGCGCGCACCTTGTTTCATCACGAGCGCGAAGATGTCGCGCGGTCCGGCGCCGAGCGCGGAGCGGATTCCGATTTCGCGCGTCCGGCGGGCGACGGCGTAGGCTTTCACGCTGTAGACGCCCATCACCGACAGCAGAAGCGCGACAGCCCCGAACAGGCCGAAGACCGCCGCTCCGAGTCGGGCGCTCCACAGGGAGGCGTCGCGATCAATGAAGTCGGCGAACGGCTCGTGGCGCAGCATGGGCAGGTTGGGATCGAGGCGCTGAAGTTCCGCACGCACGGCGCCGAGCGCGGCCGCGAGCGCCGCCGGGCCGGTGGCCTCGAGGCGCGTGTGCAGGTAGGCCGTGCCCGTGTAGCCATGCACGAGCGGGACGAATATCCGGAGCGTCGGCTCGACCTGGAGAAACTCGTGCCGGTGCTCGCCGACGACACCGACGATCTCGAGATCCGTGGCCGCGCCCCCTGCGGCCGACGCTGCCATCGATACGCGCTGGCCGAGCGCGTCCTCACCCGGGAAGAGTCTTTGCGCGAGGCTCGCGTCGATGATCGCGACTCGGGGCGCACCGGCGTCGCGGCTCTCGAGTTCGCTGAAGTCGCGCCCGCGCAGGACCGGCACCCCGAGCGCGTCGAAGTAGCCCGGCGTGATGCCCGTGAACAGCGCCTGTGGCCCGGGGGACGCATCGGCCGGCGTGCCTGCGGTCTGCACCCGGCGGCTGATCTCGCGGTTGTTCATCGGAGCCTGAGTGCTGAAGGCGGCGCGGGCGACGCCGGGAAGTGCGCCCACGCGCTCGAGCACGGCGGCGAGGCTGCGCTGGGCGTCGGCGGGCGCCGCGTTGCGCAGCGAGAAGTCAAACTCGGTGAGGAGCCGGTCCTGCGCCTTGAAGCCAAGCGGAATGTCGCCCGCCTTCAGGGCTCCGCGCAGGAACAGGCTCGCACTGAACAGCAGCACCAGCGAGAGCGCGATCTGCGCCATCACGAGCAGGTGCCGTCCCGCGAAGAAGCGATTCCATCGCTCGGACGGGCCGGCTGCCGCCCCGACCGACTTCAGGTCCGAAACGACATCGAGCCGCGAGGCGCGCAAGGCCGGCGCGAGACTGAACAGCAGGGTTGCGACGACGCAGGCGGCGAACGTGAAACTCAGCACGGTGGAGTCGAGTTCCGGTTTCAATGTGACCGTGACCGTGGCGATGCCCTGCAACGCGCCCGTGAGCGAGGCGATCAGCGCTCGGTTGGCCCAGTCACTGATGAACAACCCGAGAGCGCCGCCGGCAAACGCGAGCACGAGACCCTCGATCATGAGTTGCTGGACGATCCGGCGGCGGCCGGATCCGAGTGCGAGCCGGAGCGCGATCTCCTTCGCACGCGCCGCGCCGCGCGCGAGGAGCATGTTCGCGAGATTCAAGCTCGCAATGAGCAGCACGCACGCGGCCATGAGCACGAGCGGCGCAGCGAGCAACGCCAGCGCCTCCTCGGCTTCCGGTTCCGACGTGATCCCGAGACGGCCTGCCGGTGCGACCAGAAGTTCGCGCGCACCGACCGAGCCGGCCGGCTGAAGGTCGCTGATTTGTTGCGCCAGCGCCGGCAGGCGCGGTGCGATGGCGTCGAGCGATTCGCCCGGCAGCAACCGCGCGACGACGAGGAGCGAATGGTTGTCGCGCGCAGTCAGGTCGGGCTGGCCGCCGATCCGGCTGAACGCCGAGTTGATTCGGGGGAACATCCCGAGCGGGAGCCAGAGGTCGGGCGCGATGAGCACACCGCCTCCCTTGAAATCCTCGCGGGTGACGCCGATGACGGTGCAGGCCTGGCCGTTTACCCACAGCGTGCTTCCGACGAAGTCGGGCCGGCCTCCCAGACGCTGCCATGCGGCGTGGCTTGCGACGGCGACGGGCAGGCCCGCGTTCGGACGGGACTCCTCGGCATTGAAGAACCGGCCTTGCGCGGGCTCCGTGCCGAAGAGGGAAAAGAAGTTTGCGGTCGTGAGATGCACGAGACTGCGGTTCATCGCCTCGCCGCGGTGGGCGCTGAGGCCGGCCTGTGCCTTCGCGAGCGCGGCGACGTCGGAGAACACACCGCGCGAAGTGCGCAACACCTCGTATTCGGCGAGAGAGAACCTCCGGAAGTCGCGCTCGGCGCCCTGCCGGGCGTTGAAGACGCTGACGATCTTTCCCGACTCCTCCGGCCGGGCCGGGCGCAACAGCGCAGTATGGACGAGGGAGAACACCGCGGAGTTCGCCCCGAGGGCAAGCGCCAGCGTGAGCAGCGCGGTCGCGGTGAAGCCGGGAGACTTGGCGAGCTGACGGACCGTGAACTTCAGATCTCCGATCATCTTGGGGTAACGTTGAAGGGGTGGGGAGTAAGGGCGGACGCGCGGCGCTGACTCTAGCCACTATGCTTTGATCACGACCCGGCGCCACAGGTGCTACTCGGAGCGCAGCGCGATCATGGGATCGACCCGGGAGGCGCGACGCGCGGGCAGCCACAGGGCGGCCAGACCGACGGCAAAAATCGCGACAATGACGCCGACATAAATCAGCGGGTTGTTGGCCATGGAGCTGCCGAAGATCTGTTCCAGTGGCCGCGACAGCAGGAATCCGCCGACGAGCCCAACGGCGAGACCAAGCGCGATCTGTCTGCCGCCCTGCTGCAGAACCAAGCGCAACAACTGGCTGACGGTGGAGCCGAGTGCCATGCGGATGCCGAATTCCCGCATGCGGCGGCTCACGGCCTGCGAGGTCACGCCGTAGACGCCGACGGCGCCGAGGAAGAGCGTGATGAGCGCAAACACCGCCGCGAGGATGCCGAGGATGTTGAAGCCACGCATCGCTTGAGCGGTCTGGCTGGTGAGCGTACCCACGGAATGGATCGGCTGGTCGGGATCGATGGCGGCGATGGCGCGGCGAACCGGATCGAGCAACTGCAGCGGGTCCGATTTCGTGCGAATGAAGAGATCGAGCCAGCCCCAGCCCATCTGATCCTGGGCGAGGTAGAAACCCGCTTCGTTGCGGCCGGGTTCCTCGAAGAGTCCCTGCATCTGCAGGTCGGGTACGACGCCGACGACGGTGGCCCAGTTCTCGTCGGTTTGGTTGGTGCGGAAGCGCCGGCCCAGCGCGTCCTCTCCGGGCCAGAACCGGCGGGCGAAGGATTCGTTGACGACAGCGGAACGCGTGTCGGTGAGGGTTTGTTCGCGGTTGTCGAAGAGCCGCCCGGCGATGGGGCGGACCGAGATCAGCCGGAAGTACTCGTTCGAGACGACTTCCAGCCATGCCACGGGTCGCTCGTTGGGATTAGCGTAGGTGACGCCCTCCGGCTCGATCTGCGTCGGGACGCCGGAGCCGATGAAATTGCGGCTGGTGACCGCGACGGATTCCACGCCTGGTTCGGACTGCAGCCGCTCGAGCAGCCGGCGATAGAAGCGCGCGCGATCCGCCGGCGTGGGCTGGGTGCCATCCTGCAATTCGATCCGGCCGGTGAGGAGCTTGTCGGGCTCGTAGCGGAGATTGGCGTGGCGGGTCAGATAAACGGTGAGGCTCAGCACGCCGGCCGCGACGAGCAGCGCGGTCGAGAATGCGATTTGCGCGGACACGAGCCAGCGCGCGAGCGGGCCGACGCCGATGCCGGTGGCGGCGCGGGCGTCGTCCTTGAGCGCGGTGTTCACATCGATCCGCGAGGATTGCCACGCGGGCACGATGCCGGCGAGGATGCCGGCCAGCAGGGTGGAGACCGTGGCGACGACGAGCACGCGCTGGTCGAGGCGGAAGTCCATCCAGTCCGGCACGGCCCGTTGGTGCACCAGGTAGTCTTGGAGAAAATCAACGCCCAAGCGGGCGACGAGCAGCCCGCCGAGACAACCAAGCGCTGCGAGGAGAAACGATTCGAGCAGCATCTGGAGGAGCAGGCGCGTGCGCCCGGCGCCGACGGCGGCGCGGACGGCGAACTCGCGGGTGCGCCGGGCAGCGCGGCCAAGGAGCATCGTGGCGACATTGACGCAGGCGAGCACGAGAATGAACACCGTCATGGCCAGCATCAGGAAAAGCAGCGGCCGGGCGCCGCCGCCGGAGTAGGCGTTGGCGACGGTCAAAAGGTTGGCGCGATTGTAGCCGGCGTTGGTTTCCGGCCAGAGCTGCACGCAGCTGGCGGCGAGCGTGTCGAGCTCGGCGCGCGCCTGCGCGGGTTTGACGGAGGGCTTGAGACGGCCGAACAACTCCACGCGATCGATGAGTCGCTGCCGTGGATCGTTCGGCGTGGCACGCAGGTTGATCCAGAGCTCGGCGGAGCCGGGAAACTGGAATTTCGGCGGCATGATGCCGATGATCGTGCCGGGCTCGCCGTTGATGTTGACCTTGCGGCCGAGTGCTCCGGGCGAGCCGGCGAACTGCTCCTGCCACAGCACGTGGGATAGCACGATGAACAACGGCTGGCCGGGCCGATCCTCCTCGGCGGAGAACCAGCGACCCAGCATCGGCTGCGTGCGCGCGACACCAGGCAGATCGGCGCTAGCCAGAATACCCGTGTGGCGCGACGGCACGCGCTGAGGCCCGCTCAGGTTCATCCCGAGCCACTGCGTGGCCGCCAGGCTTTCGAAGGAGGTCTGTCGCTCGCGTACTAGAAGATAGTCGCGATACGACATCACCTCCCAACGATCAGAGTCGCTGCTCTTGGGCGCCTGCCAGGCGATGTGATACAGGCTGTCGGCGGCCGGCAGCGGCATGCCACGCAGCAGCACTGCATCGATGAGACTGAACTGGGTCGCGACGAGCCCGATACCGAGCGCGAAGGAAACAACGGCCGTGAGGGTGAAGCCCGGGCGCCGGATCAACTGGCGAAGGGCGAAGCGAAGGTCGGAGCGCATGGGGGAGCGGTGTGTGGAATCCGAGACATTAAGTTTGAAGTTTAAGTTGAAGGAGAGCCGGGGAGGCGTGGGGGGACTTGAACTTCAACTTTTCACTTCAACCGCGACGCCGTCGCGGCGCTATTCCGCGCGGAGGGCATCGAGCGGGTTGATGCGCGTGGCGCGTTGCGCGGGCAGCCAGCAGGCGAACACGGCGACCGAGAACAGAAGCACTGCCACCAGCGCGATCGTGAGCGGATCCGATGCGGCCATCCGCGGCATGAAGCCCTGCAGCACGAGATTGAGTGCGTAGGCCACCACGGCGCCGAGGCCGAGTCCGATCGCGGTGAGCGTCATGCCCCCGCGGAGCACGAGCGTGAGCACGTCGCGCGGCCGCGCGCCGAGCGCCAGCCGGATGCCAAACTCGCCGGTGCGCTGCGCCACGAGATTCGAGATCACGCCATAAAGTCCGACCGAGGCGAGCAGCACGCCGAGCAACGCAAACGCGCCGATCGTTTGATTCACCAGCACGATGTTGTGGGAATAGCGGTCGATCGCCTCCGGAATCGTGTAGAGCTCCTGGACGGCGACGTCGGGATCGATGTCCGCCACGGCGCGACGGACTTCATTCTTGAACGTGGCGGGCGAAGGGCCTCGCACCAGCAGGAACATGTAGCCCCACGGCTCGTGCACCATCGGCTTGTAGACCTGGAACAGCGTGTCCGGATTGCTGAGCTGCACGGCGAAGCCGATGTCGCGCACCACGCCGATCACCTCGCGCCAGACGAGGACGTTGTCCTGCCGATCGCCGATGCGTTTGCCGAGTGCGCTTTGGCCGGGCCAGAAATGCCGCGCCATCGTTTCATTGATGATGACGACGGGCGGAGAGCTGGCGTTGAGCTCCTCCGGGAACAACCGGCCCTCGAGCAGCGGGATCCCCATGGTCTGGAAATAGTCGGACGCGACCAGCGTGTAGCCGCCGACGGGTTGCTTGGCAGGATCGTCGGAGGTCTGGCCGTCGACCTGAATGGGGACGCTCTTGGAATAGCCGAACAACGGAGCCGTCGACGCGATGCCGGTGCTTTCCGCCTGCGGGATCTGCTTGAGCCGGCGGGCAAGTTTCTCGATCGCGAGCCGGCGCTTGTCCTCGCTGTTGTAAGTCGACTGTTCGGGCAGATGGATGTTGGCGGCGAGCACGCGATCGGTGTCCCAGCCATTGTTGGCGTGGAGCAGCGCATTGAACCCGCGCAGCATCACGCCGGCGGTGGCGAGCAGCGCGAGGGCCGACGCGACCTGCGCGACGATGAGGCTATGGCGGAACCGGTGCGTCGAACGGCTCGAGCTGGAGCCGCGGGTCTGTTGCTTGAGCGTGCTGACCACATCGCCCCGCGACGCCATCCAGGCCGGCACGAGTCCGAACACCAGGCCGCTGAACACGGCGGCCAGCAGCGTGAGCAGCAGGATCGGCACATCGAGGTTCAAGGTGAGATGCTCGGTCCCGCCGATCTGGATCTGGCTCTCGAGGAGGGCGTTCATCCAGATGCCGACCAGCACGCCCAAGCCGCCGCCGGCGAGCGCGAGCAGCATGGATTCGGTGAGCTGGTGAAGAATGAGCCGGGCGCGCGAGGCGCCGAGCGCGGAACGGATGGCGAGATCGCGGGTGCGCGCGGCGGCGCGGGCGAGCTGGAGATTCGCGAGGTTGAAGCACGCGATCAGCAGCACGACGATGCCGACGCCGCACAGCAGCCACATCATGAACCGCCCTGTGCTGTCCATAACGACCTTGTGCAGCGGCTCGGGCCGGACCGTGCGGCCGGCGCTGTGCTGCGGATAGTCCTGGGCCCAGCGAGCGAACACCGGCTGCGCCTGGGCCGTGGCCTGCTCGACCGTCATGCCCGGAGCGAGCCGGCCGATGGCGAAGAAAAGCCGGTTGGTGCGATCCTGCACGATGTGCTGGGGCAACGTGATCGGGCGCCAGAGATCAACGGGGCCGAAGAACAGCGGATAGCGGAAGCTGGCGGGCATGACGCCGATGATGGTGACCTGCTCCGCGTTGAGCCGGAGCGTGCGACCGATGACGTTGGGATCGCCGCCGAGCCGGCTCTGCCAGAACGAGTGACTGAGGATCGCGACCTGGTTGCGGCCGGGCGTTTCCTCGTCGGCGGTGAACGCGCGGCCGAGCATCGGCTGCACCCGAAACGTCGAGAAGAACTCGGCGGACGCGTCGACGGCGCGGAGCCGCTCGGCGGGCTGGCCGGGTTCGGCCCAGGCATTGTTCCACCCGGCGAGCGTCGTGACCGATTCGAAGGCGGCATGTTCGCCGTTCGCCACCTGGACGCGCAGTTCCTCGACCTCCGGGAAGCCGTAGCCGTCAGGCTGGCCCTGCGCATTGAGCGCCTGAATGAGCAGCATGCGATCGGGCTCCGGGTAGGGCGCGCTGCGGAACAGCAACACGTCGACGAGCGTATACATCGAGGTGTTCACGCCGATGCCGAGTGCGAGGGTGATCAGCGCGACGAGCGTGAACCCCGGAGTCTTGATCAGGGACACGAGAGCGTGACGGAGCGTGGACATGGGGACGGGGCCCAGAGCTAAGAGACTGGAGCTGTGAGCAAACAGTCGGTTGAGAATTGAGCGTTGAGAGTTGAGAGAGGCGGAACTCGGGACTTGAACTTCAACGTTCCACTTCAGCTGCCCCGCGGTCGCAGGGGCTATTCAGCCCGGAGCGCCTCGACGGGATCGGCGGTGGCGGCCTGACGGGCGGGCAGCCAGGTGGCAACGAAGGCGACGACGAAGATCGCGATGCACGTGAGCCCGAGAATCGTGTAGTTCTGCGCAATCAGCGGGCCGAGACTCTGCCGCAACGCGAGTCCGAGCGCATAGGCCGCGACCGCGCCGATCGCCAAGCCGACAAGGGTCAATCGCAGGCTGCGCAGCAGGACCAGACCCATGACGTCGATCTGGCGCGCGCCGAGGGCGACCCGGATGCCGAACTCGCCCATGCGCTGGCTGACGTTGTGCGAGACGATGCCGTAGAGCCCAACGCTTGCGAGCACGAGCCCGAGCAGCGCAAACGCGAATAGCACGCCATTGATCACGACCAGATTGTGCAGGAACTGATCGCGCATATCCGCCAGCGTCCAAATGAATCGGGGAGCCACGTCGGGCGAGACCTGGGCGATGGCGCGGCGCAGGTCACCGTCGAAGCGCTTCGGGTTCGGCCCGCGAATCACGACTTGGAAATACGACCAGGGGGTGTGCGTCATCGGGGTGAAATACTGCATCCGCGCGACGGGTTCGGTGAAGTTGATGGCGTCCTCCACGTCAGCGACGACGCCGATCACCTCGCGCAGCGTGGTTTTGCCGTCACCGGCCCGCGTGCCGAGGCGCTTGCCGATGGCGCTCTCCTTGGGCCAGAAGTTATCGGCCAGGGACTTGTTGACCACCACCCGCTCGGGTGAGGTGTGCGAGACGTTTTCGGGGAAGGTCTGGCCCTCAAGCACGCGAATCCCGAGCGCCTTGAAAAACCCGGGCGTAATGAGATATCCGCTACCCTTGGGCAAGTTGGTCTGGCTCGAGTCCTGGCCTTCCTTGAAGATATCATTGCCCGCGGTGCTGCCGCCGATCGGTAGCGTGGACGCGATGGCGGCGACCTCGACGCCCGGAATGGCGGAGAGCCGGCGGATGATCTCGTCCTGGAAGGCACGGGTTTGCTCCGTGTTATAGGAGCGTTCGTCCACCTGCAGGTTGGCGGTGAGGATCGACTCGGTGTCCCAACTCGGGCGCGCGTTCAGCGTGCGGTCGAGTCCGTAGATCATCATGCCGGCGACGGAGAGGAGCGCGAGCGACAGCGCCACCTGGCCGACGACGAGCAACCCGCGGATCCAGCCCTGGTGGCGACCGCCGGTGGTGCCGCGCGTCTGCTGTTTCAGGATGTCGTTGATGTCGGCTCGCGCCGCCAGCCAGGCGGGGACGAGGCCGAAGCCGAGGCCGGCGACGATCGAGATGGCGGCGTTGAACGCGAGCACGTGCCCGTCAATGGGCAGATGGAGCGTGCTGAAGAGCCCGAGCCGAATATTCCGGCCGATGAGCAGATTGCTCCAGTGCGCGACCAGCAGGCCAAGCGCGCCGCCGATGACGGACAGCAACAGCGACTCGACGAGCTGCTGACGGATGAGCCGCCATCGGCTGGCGCCAAGCGCGGAGCGAATCGCCAGATCGCGGAGCCGGCTGGCGGCGCGGGCCATTTGCAGGTTGGCGAGATTGGCGCACGCGATCGCGAGGATGGCAGCCGCCAGACCGATCTGCAGCGTGAGGATCGCGACGTTGGCCGAGCCGCCGACGCGGCCGGCAAGCTGCATTCGAAAATGGTAATTCTGATACAGCCGCGGATGATCCTTGGCCCACCGTTCCGCCAGGGGCGCGATGCTGGCGAGCGCCGCCACGGGGGTCACGCCGGGGGTGAGGCGCACGACCACGCCGAACTCGCGGCGGTCGCGCGCGGTCACCTGGTTGTCGGCGGGCACCAGCGGACGGAAATACTGGCCTTCGCCAAACATAAAAATCGTCGAGTAGGGCTCTGGCAGCACGCCGATGATCGTGAACACGCGGCCGTTGATTCGCATGGTCTGACCGACGGCCTCCGGATTTGCGCCGAACTGCCGCCGCCACAGATTTTCGGTGATCAGGACAACCGCGTCGCGGCCGGCGACGCATTCGTCGGCGGAGAAGGTGCGCCCCAGCAGCGGCGGCGTTTCGAGCGCCTTGAAGAGCGCGGCGTCGACCGCGTTGCCCTGCATGGATTCCGGCAGCTGGCCGGGCAGCGTGACGGTTTCCAGCAGGCCGGATTGCATGGCGATCACGGCGAAGGCCGGACTCTGATGCGCCCGCAATTCCTCGATCTCCGGCACGGAGAGGCGGAGGAACTCCGCCTGCGGCGTCTGGCCGTTGAGGTTGACGATCGACTCCGGGCGGGGGAACGGCGCCGAGGCGAACATCAGCGTGTTCATCAACGAATACATCGACGAGTTGACGCCGATGCCGAGCGCGAGCGTGACGATCG is part of the Opitutus terrae PB90-1 genome and harbors:
- a CDS encoding ABC transporter permease, which codes for MFNLRYAFRSLLKSPGFALIAIVTLALGIGVNSSMYSLMNTLMFASAPFPRPESIVNLNGQTPQAEFLRLSVPEIEELRAHQSPAFAVIAMQSGLLETVTLPGQLPESMQGNAVDAALFKALETPPLLGRTFSADECVAGRDAVVLITENLWRRQFGANPEAVGQTMRINGRVFTIIGVLPEPYSTIFMFGEGQYFRPLVPADNQVTARDRREFGVVVRLTPGVTPVAALASIAPLAERWAKDHPRLYQNYHFRMQLAGRVGGSANVAILTLQIGLAAAILAIACANLANLQMARAASRLRDLAIRSALGASRWRLIRQQLVESLLLSVIGGALGLLVAHWSNLLIGRNIRLGLFSTLHLPIDGHVLAFNAAISIVAGLGFGLVPAWLAARADINDILKQQTRGTTGGRHQGWIRGLLVVGQVALSLALLSVAGMMIYGLDRTLNARPSWDTESILTANLQVDERSYNTEQTRAFQDEIIRRLSAIPGVEVAAIASTLPIGGSTAGNDIFKEGQDSSQTNLPKGSGYLITPGFFKALGIRVLEGQTFPENVSHTSPERVVVNKSLADNFWPKESAIGKRLGTRAGDGKTTLREVIGVVADVEDAINFTEPVARMQYFTPMTHTPWSYFQVVIRGPNPKRFDGDLRRAIAQVSPDVAPRFIWTLADMRDQFLHNLVVINGVLFAFALLGLVLASVGLYGIVSHNVSQRMGEFGIRVALGARQIDVMGLVLLRSLRLTLVGLAIGAVAAYALGLALRQSLGPLIAQNYTILGLTCIAIFVVAFVATWLPARQAATADPVEALRAE